One window of the Rosa rugosa chromosome 3, drRosRugo1.1, whole genome shotgun sequence genome contains the following:
- the LOC133738698 gene encoding casein kinase II subunit alpha-2-like has product MSRARVYADVNVQRPRDYWDYESFVLQWGVQDEYEVVRKVGRGKYSEVFEGINVTNNEKCVIKILKPVKKKKIKREIKILQNLCGGPNIVKLLDIVRDELSKTPSLIFEHVNSTDFKVLYPTLTDYDIRYYIYELLKALDYCHSQGIMHRDVKPHNVMIDHELRKLRLIDWGLAEFYHPGKEYNVRVASRHYKGPELLVDLQDYDYSLDMWSLGCMFAGMIFRKEQFFYGHDNQDQLVKIAKVLGTDELHAYLTKYHLVLEPQLEALVGSHSRKPWQRFITPDNRHLVSSEAIDFLDKLLRYDHQDRLTAREAMAHPYFSEVRSAEISRMQ; this is encoded by the exons ATGTCTAGGGCTCGAGTCTACGCCGACGTCAACGTTCAGCGCCCCAGAGATTACTGGGATTACGAATCTTTCGTCCTTCAATGGGG TGTTCAAGATGAATATGAGGTTGTTCGGAAGGTTGGAAGAGGAAAGTACAGTGAGGTCTTCGAGGGTATAaatgtcaccaacaatgaaaaatGCGTGATCAAGATCCTTAAACCAgtcaagaaaaagaag ATTAAAAGGGAGATAAAAATATTACAGAATCTTtgtggaggtccaaatattgtGAAGCTGCTTGATATTGTCAGGGATGAGCTCTCAAAAACTCCTAGTTTAATCTTTGAACATGTCAACAGTACAGATTTCAAAGTGTTGTACCCCACACTGACAGATTACGACATTCGCTACTATATATATGAACTTCTCAAG GCATTGGATTACTGTCATTCCCAGGGCATAATGCATCGAGATGTGAAGCCTCACAACGTTATGATTGATCACGAGTTGCGGAAACTTCGCCTGATTGATTGGGGTCTTGCTGAATTCTACCATCCTGGCAAAGAATACAATGTCCGAGTAGCTTCAAG GCACTATAAAGGGCCTGAGCTCCTTGTTGATTTGCAAGACTATGACTATTCATTAGACATGTGGAGCCTTGGCTGTATGTTTGCAGGAATG ATCTTTCGCAAGGAACAATTCTTTTATGGTCATGACAATCAGGACCAGCTAGTGAAAATCGCTAAG GTTCTTGGAACGGACGAGTTACATGCATACTTGACTAAATATCATCTTGTGCTTGAACCTCAGCTCGAGGCTCTTGTTGGAAG TCACAGCAGGAAGCCATGGCAAAGATTTATTACTCCAGACAATCGGCATCTTGTTTCTTCAGAG GCCATCGATTTTCTAGACAAGCTTCTTCGATATGATCATCAGGACAGGCTTACTGCAAGAGAAGCAATG GCACATCCATACTTCTCAGAAGTGAGAAGCGCAGAAATTAGCCGGATGCAGTAA
- the LOC133738699 gene encoding uncharacterized protein At2g23090-like, with translation MGGGNGQKSKTARLRNLEKQKPAKGSQLDSNKKAMTIQCKVCMQAFICTTTEVKCREHAEAKHPKSDVYACFPHLQK, from the exons ATGGGTGGAGGCAACGGTCAGAAGTCGAAGACAGCTCGTCTGAGAAACTTGGAGAAGCAAAAACCTGCTAAAG GAAGCCAGCTTGACTCGAACAAGAAAGCAATGACAATCCAG TGCAAGGTATGCATGCAGGCTTTTATCTGCACCACAACTGAGGTCAAGTGCAGGGAACATGCAGAGGCAAAGCATCCCAAATCtgatgtttatgcatgttttcCACATCTTCAAAAGTGA